CCCATGGGGCCTCCTGTCGCATCTTACGTCCCCACGGTGAGCAGTCCAAACGGGGTGCACTCCATGCCTGTCTCAACACGCATGAGGGACGAGACGGACGCCGCTCTGTCGACGCTCGCGCGCGAGCGGCCTGACGTGGTGCTCGTGCACGCATCGTATAGCGCCTCACCGGAGCTGTCACGGATCCGTTGATATCATTGTGGCCCCAGGCGTACTCCATGCCCTGGCCGCCAAGCAAGCGACTAGGACGATCCCCATTTTCTTCGCTGCTGCGAGCGATCCGGTTGAGGTCGGGCTCGTCACCAGCCTTGCGCGGCCGGGTGGCAATATCACGGGGTTGTCCATGCTCCTCCCGGAGCTCGTCGCCAAGCGTCTGGAACTGCTCACGCAGGCCGTTCAAGGGGTCAGTCGGGTCGCTGTCCTCTGGCAGCCGAGCGCACCGACCGCGGCGATCAGGCCGAGGGCGATCGTGAACGCCTTGAAGAGCGAAGTGATGGTCTGGTTGCGGCTCAGCCGGCTCCAGACCGTGGCGAGCGGGAAATCGAGCGTCGCCCTAGCGGAAGCCCATCTAGACCGTGCTAAACTTGTACTTCGGGTGCGAATGGAGATCCTGAGCGCCATGTGTCGCGGCGCTGATCCCAACGCTCAGTTCTGGGCTGTTTCGCGAGGGTGAACCCGTGACAGACCCCGAGGCCAACCTGCTCGACCAGGTGCTGGCCGTCAAGAGCCTGATCGACGCGGAGGAAGCGCGGAACCGGTCACGGCTGGAGGCGGCGCTGCCGAAGCATCAGCTGAGCGCCCGAAACCTCGCGCACTACCTCGGCCTGCGCCGTCGAGACATCCGCCGCCTTCAATTGGGACTCGCGGCGGCCGGACTCTCGTCACTGGGCCGTTCGGAAGGTCATGTGCGCGACACGGTGCTCCGCGTCTGCGCGTGGCTCAGCGGTGAGAAAGAGCTCGTGCCAGATCCACTCGATCGATCCCGAGCCGAGAGGCTCCTGCACGAGAACACCTACGCGCTGCTCGGCCCGCGGCCCGCCGAGCGCCATGTATTCATCATGGTGACCGCCCCGGACGCCGAGCAGGTCACCCCCACGTGGGCCACCGAAGTGATTCGAGCGGGGGCCGACGTGTTGCGCATCAACGGGGCCCACGAGTCGCCGACCGAGTGGGCGACCATCGCCGCCACGTTCAAGGCGTGCGCCGCGGCACAGGGCAAACGGGGGTGCATCTTTGTTGATCTTCCGGGACCGAAGCTGCGCACCGAAATCCGCACGCTCGAGGATGTCGTCCTCCATCTGCCCCGCCGCAAGGACCATGAGGGGCGGACGGTCGCTCCCACCGAGGTCCGGCTCGTGGATGAGTATCACGACGGGCCCGAGGTGCCGGTGCCAGCCGGATGGCTCGCCGCGCTCAAGGCAGGAGACACGATCACGTTCACCGATGCCGCGGGGCGACCGCGCGAACTCACGGTACGAGGCGGATGGGGCGACGTCGTGCGCGCCGAGTGCGATCGCTCGCTTTACCTGCGCTCGGGCTTGCCGCTAGAATGGCGACGTGGTGATTCGGTGCAGGGCACTGGCGAGATCGGGATGTTGCCCCGTCAGCCCAGGGCCCTTGAGCTCTCCCCGGGGGACACGTTTCTGCTCAATGCCAGCGGGGAAAGCCCTGATCCGTCCGACAACGTCCTCGCGTTCCCGGAGCCCGCACTACTCGAGCAGGTGGAGCCCGGGGAGCGGGTGATCCTGGACGACGGAAAGATCGTTGCCGTCGTCCACTCGCGCCGCCCCGATGGCCTCGTGTGCACTGTGCAGCGCACGGTGAAGTCACCGACACGATTGCGCTCAGGGAAGGGCGTCGCGTTCCCCGACAGCACGTTGTCCCTAAGGACGGTCGGCGTCAGCCCACAGGATGAGGCGGCCCTCACCTTCGCGCTGGAGCAGGCGGATGGGGTCGGGGTGTCCTTCGTGAATGCCCCGCGCGACGTGGCGGTGATCGGGGAGCGCATCAACACGGCCGGC
This genomic interval from Candidatus Methylomirabilota bacterium contains the following:
- a CDS encoding pyruvate kinase yields the protein MTDPEANLLDQVLAVKSLIDAEEARNRSRLEAALPKHQLSARNLAHYLGLRRRDIRRLQLGLAAAGLSSLGRSEGHVRDTVLRVCAWLSGEKELVPDPLDRSRAERLLHENTYALLGPRPAERHVFIMVTAPDAEQVTPTWATEVIRAGADVLRINGAHESPTEWATIAATFKACAAAQGKRGCIFVDLPGPKLRTEIRTLEDVVLHLPRRKDHEGRTVAPTEVRLVDEYHDGPEVPVPAGWLAALKAGDTITFTDAAGRPRELTVRGGWGDVVRAECDRSLYLRSGLPLEWRRGDSVQGTGEIGMLPRQPRALELSPGDTFLLNASGESPDPSDNVLAFPEPALLEQVEPGERVILDDGKIVAVVHSRRPDGLVCTVQRTVKSPTRLRSGKGVAFPDSTLSLRTVGVSPQDEAALTFALEQADGVGVSFVNAPRDVAVIGERINTAGKSNFGMILKLETRGVLRNLPGILFEALKYHPVGLMIARGDLAVELSFERLAEIQEELLCFGEACHLPVIWATQVLDSAAQTGVPTRAEVTDAAMAMRAECVMLGKGPHIASATRMLADIIQKMEAHQFKRRSMMRPLAVALRHAM